One window of the Halanaerobium saccharolyticum subsp. saccharolyticum DSM 6643 genome contains the following:
- a CDS encoding basic amino acid ABC transporter substrate-binding protein: MKKSLVLILVLLAVVTLSTGVMAQRYVVGTNASFPPFEYVEDGEIVGFDIDLVKEIAELQGFEVEFRDISFDSLIPGLASGSLDIVAAGMTITEARKEVVAFSDPYYSANQSVLVHQDSEEDLTVLFGDNDIGVQTGTTGDTWVREKLMERDILTGDIRNYDSYVFVIRDLANENIDAAVLDKPVAETYSKNNPVKVVAELITGEEYGIAVSKNNSELQKEINEGLAKVIENGTMDELIEKYF, encoded by the coding sequence ATGAAAAAGAGTTTAGTATTAATTTTAGTTCTGTTGGCAGTAGTAACTTTAAGTACCGGTGTAATGGCTCAGCGCTATGTAGTAGGAACAAATGCAAGCTTTCCACCCTTTGAGTATGTAGAAGATGGTGAAATTGTAGGTTTTGATATTGATTTAGTTAAAGAAATTGCTGAACTTCAGGGTTTTGAAGTGGAATTTAGAGATATTAGTTTTGATTCTTTAATTCCTGGTTTAGCTTCGGGAAGTCTTGATATTGTTGCAGCGGGTATGACAATTACTGAGGCAAGAAAAGAAGTTGTAGCTTTTTCTGATCCATATTATTCCGCCAATCAGTCAGTTCTAGTACATCAAGATTCAGAAGAAGATCTAACTGTTTTATTTGGTGATAATGATATTGGTGTTCAAACTGGAACAACTGGAGACACCTGGGTTAGAGAAAAATTGATGGAGCGAGATATTTTAACAGGGGATATCAGAAACTATGATTCCTATGTATTTGTTATTCGAGATTTAGCAAATGAAAATATTGATGCAGCAGTTTTAGACAAACCAGTTGCAGAAACTTATAGTAAAAATAATCCTGTTAAAGTAGTTGCAGAATTAATTACTGGTGAAGAATATGGTATTGCAGTATCTAAAAATAATTCAGAGCTGCAGAAAGAAATCAACGAAGGTCTTGCAAAAGTGATAGAAAATGGAACAATGGATGAATTAATCGAGAAATATTTTTAA
- a CDS encoding nucleoside hydrolase, whose translation MKKVILDCDNSMGLEKKDVDDGLAFLFLLGREDIDLMAVTSVFGNSNLEDTFNTTEKMLNDFKLKDKIKHLKGAAKAGDYKTEAADYLVKAASENKNEITLIAIGPLTNLYAAWEIDNDFFKNLKEIIIMGGITEPLQIGNKTIDELNLSSDPKAAEKVLKAEVPVALMSSNLCLAARFGEKSWRRVNRSKNKAVRAYIKHKINHWYQYSSEMIGLTGFYMWDVVAVVYMIAPEIFPYNKRKFVSSVEDLKNGMIKTEKAEGMLQDEAVINLPSTILDTKRFKDLVFSAWDKIEIETESYKDAE comes from the coding sequence ATGAAAAAAGTAATATTAGACTGTGATAATTCAATGGGTTTAGAAAAAAAAGATGTAGATGATGGACTTGCCTTTTTATTTCTATTAGGTCGAGAAGATATTGATTTAATGGCTGTTACCAGTGTTTTTGGTAATAGTAATTTAGAAGATACTTTCAATACTACTGAGAAAATGTTGAATGATTTTAAATTAAAAGATAAAATAAAGCATTTAAAAGGTGCTGCCAAAGCAGGTGACTATAAGACTGAAGCTGCTGATTATTTGGTCAAAGCTGCATCAGAAAATAAAAATGAAATAACTCTAATTGCTATAGGACCTCTTACTAATTTGTATGCTGCCTGGGAAATAGATAATGACTTTTTCAAAAATTTAAAGGAAATAATTATTATGGGTGGGATTACAGAGCCCTTACAAATTGGAAATAAAACTATTGATGAGCTCAATTTAAGCTCTGATCCAAAAGCAGCAGAAAAGGTCTTAAAAGCTGAAGTTCCTGTTGCCTTAATGTCTAGTAATCTCTGTCTTGCTGCCCGATTTGGTGAAAAATCATGGCGTCGAGTTAATAGATCTAAGAATAAAGCTGTAAGAGCCTATATTAAACACAAGATTAACCATTGGTATCAATATTCTTCAGAAATGATCGGTTTAACTGGTTTTTATATGTGGGATGTTGTAGCTGTGGTTTACATGATTGCTCCCGAAATCTTTCCATATAATAAAAGAAAATTTGTTTCAAGTGTTGAAGATTTAAAAAATGGGATGATTAAAACAGAAAAGGCAGAGGGAATGCTCCAAGATGAAGCAGTAATCAATTTACCTTCTACTATCCTTGATACAAAAAGGTTTAAAGACCTGGTCTTTTCAGCTTGGGATAAAATCGAAATTGAAACGGAAAGTTATAAAGATGCTGAATAA
- a CDS encoding zinc dependent phospholipase C family protein gives MPDFWTHLIAGEEIVAGIEDKKIKSLLDQNYQLFNYSCQGADFFFYNDLWPWQKAKRGPKKGQQVHSLSGKKLFNEILKNYKKEGLYAQSQLPDSYFWQHNLIYLLGFISHYALDRECHPFIIKNGGKNEKHKLIEAGIDIYIMEQKWNKSPKAINPLPYYQLQEEHFETLNYFYQLIFKSIFKEELEAQLIRDSYLDLRKYHKFFSTKDSKKYYLFKLLNLILPQNLSQHCYALNEKENIWPKKKYRKFEKSFDQGIESAQKLIEQTLEYFKSETSLTELLTLFSQKNFLGEEQQ, from the coding sequence ATGCCTGATTTTTGGACACATTTAATTGCTGGAGAAGAGATAGTTGCTGGAATTGAAGATAAGAAAATAAAATCACTGCTTGATCAAAATTATCAGTTATTTAATTATAGCTGTCAGGGAGCAGATTTCTTCTTTTATAATGATTTGTGGCCCTGGCAGAAAGCTAAAAGAGGCCCTAAAAAGGGTCAACAAGTTCATTCTCTTAGCGGCAAAAAATTATTTAATGAAATCCTAAAAAATTATAAAAAGGAAGGGCTTTATGCTCAATCGCAACTGCCTGATTCTTATTTTTGGCAGCATAATCTAATTTATCTGCTGGGATTTATTTCTCATTATGCTCTTGACCGAGAGTGTCATCCTTTTATTATTAAAAATGGAGGCAAAAATGAAAAACACAAATTGATTGAGGCGGGCATTGACATTTATATTATGGAGCAGAAGTGGAATAAAAGTCCGAAAGCAATTAATCCTCTGCCCTATTATCAGCTTCAGGAAGAACATTTTGAAACCCTTAATTATTTCTATCAATTAATTTTCAAAAGTATTTTTAAGGAAGAGCTGGAAGCCCAATTAATCCGTGATTCTTATTTAGATTTGAGGAAATATCACAAATTTTTTTCAACTAAAGATTCAAAAAAATATTATCTATTTAAATTGTTAAATTTAATTTTGCCTCAAAATTTAAGTCAGCATTGTTATGCTTTGAATGAAAAAGAAAATATTTGGCCCAAAAAAAAATATCGAAAATTTGAAAAGAGCTTTGATCAGGGAATAGAATCTGCCCAAAAACTAATTGAGCAGACTTTAGAATATTTTAAATCAGAGACATCACTAACTGAATTATTAACTTTATTCAGTCAAAAGAACTTTTTGGGAGAAGAGCAGCAGTGA
- a CDS encoding cob(I)yrinic acid a,c-diamide adenosyltransferase — protein MKIYTKSGDKGKTSLFDNTRVAKDSLRVESYGTIDELNSSLGFAKNFVEDEKVYNIIRSVQRQLFNLAGELATSDGKSFPEKITKEDIELLEEKIDYFLSQMNKKEKSMFIIPGSSKASGALHQSRTICRRAERRITTLAGDVDISTDLQKYINRLSDLIYTLARYSESELDYVEFKK, from the coding sequence ATGAAAATTTATACTAAAAGTGGAGACAAAGGAAAAACCAGTCTTTTCGATAATACAAGGGTAGCCAAAGATTCACTTCGGGTCGAAAGCTATGGAACTATAGATGAGCTCAATTCTAGTCTGGGTTTTGCCAAAAATTTTGTTGAAGATGAAAAGGTGTATAATATTATTCGCTCTGTGCAGCGGCAGCTTTTTAATTTAGCTGGTGAGTTGGCAACTTCTGATGGAAAAAGTTTTCCTGAAAAAATAACAAAGGAAGATATAGAGCTTTTAGAAGAAAAAATAGATTATTTTTTATCGCAAATGAATAAAAAAGAAAAATCAATGTTTATTATTCCGGGAAGTTCAAAAGCCAGTGGAGCCTTACATCAGTCAAGGACTATTTGCAGGAGAGCAGAGCGCAGAATTACTACTCTGGCAGGAGATGTAGATATTAGTACTGATCTGCAAAAATATATTAATCGTCTTTCAGATTTAATTTATACTTTGGCCAGATACTCTGAATCTGAACTTGATTATGTGGAGTTTAAAAAATAA
- a CDS encoding sulfurtransferase, whose amino-acid sequence MLKSKRESLLVLSLVLVMVISFSLMAAAEFVPIEDRGYANPDVLISAAELEEIMDRDDVKIVDFRNLAMYMTGHIPGSTNVWRSDQSDENAEFAGMRANAEQMAAMLSEKGIAEDDLVVIYDAKGDYDASRMWWILKMYGHDKVRLLDGGLERWKALDKKTSVFPSSYEETNYTFDESEFDFSMLATMEDVEAAIDNDNALILDTRSEGEHTGADLKSGAERKGCIPKSVWIEWTEALNDDLTFKSAADLEEVYGEAIEGKELIIPYCQSAVRSSHTTFVLTQLLGVDAEVKNYDGSWIEWSATEELPVENGE is encoded by the coding sequence TTGTTAAAAAGCAAAAGAGAAAGTTTATTAGTTTTATCACTTGTTTTAGTTATGGTTATTAGTTTTTCCTTGATGGCGGCAGCAGAATTTGTGCCAATCGAAGATCGTGGTTATGCAAATCCTGATGTTTTAATTAGTGCAGCTGAATTGGAAGAAATTATGGACAGAGATGATGTTAAGATAGTTGATTTCCGTAATCTGGCTATGTATATGACTGGACATATTCCTGGATCTACCAATGTTTGGCGTTCTGATCAATCAGATGAAAATGCTGAATTTGCAGGTATGAGAGCAAATGCAGAGCAGATGGCTGCTATGTTAAGCGAAAAAGGTATTGCTGAAGATGACCTAGTTGTTATTTACGATGCAAAAGGTGATTATGATGCATCAAGAATGTGGTGGATCTTAAAAATGTACGGTCATGATAAAGTGAGATTACTTGATGGTGGATTAGAAAGATGGAAAGCTTTAGACAAAAAGACAAGTGTTTTTCCAAGTAGTTATGAGGAAACAAACTATACTTTTGATGAGTCTGAATTTGACTTTTCAATGTTAGCTACAATGGAAGATGTTGAAGCAGCTATTGATAATGATAATGCTTTAATTTTAGATACTAGATCTGAAGGCGAACATACTGGAGCTGACCTTAAGAGTGGTGCAGAAAGAAAAGGATGTATTCCAAAAAGTGTTTGGATCGAATGGACTGAAGCCTTAAATGATGATCTAACATTTAAGTCTGCTGCAGATTTAGAGGAAGTATATGGCGAAGCAATTGAAGGTAAAGAATTAATTATTCCATATTGTCAGTCAGCAGTTAGATCTTCACATACTACATTTGTTTTAACCCAGTTATTAGGTGTAGATGCAGAAGTTAAAAATTATGATGGTTCCTGGATTGAATGGAGTGCTACCGAAGAATTACCAGTAGAAAATGGTGAATAA
- a CDS encoding YaiI/YqxD family protein yields the protein MSILVDGDGCPVISIITEIAAEKKLKLIIYTDLNHQHQLDYGTLKVVDQGFQSVDMILCNNIEPGDIVITSDYGLAALSLSRGAKVLGFSGREFTDQNIERLLAKRHRQFKERKRSGRHTSHKKRTEHDDQRFKKELLKLVNNK from the coding sequence ATGAGCATTTTAGTTGATGGAGATGGGTGTCCGGTGATTTCAATTATTACTGAAATTGCAGCTGAAAAGAAGCTAAAATTAATAATTTATACAGATTTGAATCATCAGCATCAGCTTGATTACGGGACTTTAAAAGTAGTTGACCAGGGCTTTCAATCAGTTGATATGATTCTTTGTAATAATATTGAACCAGGAGATATTGTTATAACTTCAGATTATGGATTAGCTGCTCTGTCTTTAAGTAGAGGGGCTAAAGTTTTGGGCTTTTCAGGGAGGGAATTTACGGATCAAAATATAGAAAGATTATTAGCAAAAAGACATCGTCAATTTAAGGAAAGAAAACGCAGTGGCCGTCACACAAGTCACAAGAAAAGAACTGAGCATGATGACCAAAGATTTAAAAAAGAGCTTTTAAAACTTGTTAATAATAAATAA
- a CDS encoding sulfurtransferase translates to MNNFTNFFIILSIILSTLILITSFATAEERNFESSEFLISAEELNQMIEEEKENLKILDVRNSTKYLLGHLPRAVNMWDDDFTDPDGWVKGLIAKPGAFAAAAQEKGINKNSQIIVYDNNSNLWAARLWWVFKVYDHQNIKILEGGYDAWKNKGYETKILPHKNKKGNFIVSDVNNNWIVNSDTIAENLNNKDFVILDTRSEAEFMGEETNSAAPRKGRIPNAIHINWTEVLNDDYSFKSAAKIAEIYEANGITREKEVVALISHTGVRAAHTFFALKLLGYENLKLYDEAWVGWSNRSDLPLEKN, encoded by the coding sequence ATGAATAACTTCACTAATTTTTTTATAATTTTATCTATTATTTTATCTACTCTTATTCTAATAACATCTTTTGCTACTGCCGAGGAACGCAATTTTGAAAGCAGTGAGTTTTTAATTTCTGCAGAAGAATTAAATCAAATGATAGAAGAAGAAAAAGAAAATCTCAAAATACTTGATGTCCGTAACAGCACAAAGTATCTTCTAGGACATTTGCCGCGCGCTGTCAATATGTGGGATGACGATTTTACTGATCCAGACGGCTGGGTTAAAGGATTAATTGCTAAACCAGGTGCATTTGCTGCTGCTGCACAAGAAAAGGGTATTAATAAAAATTCGCAAATTATTGTTTATGATAACAACAGCAACCTCTGGGCTGCAAGATTATGGTGGGTTTTCAAAGTTTATGATCATCAAAATATAAAAATTTTAGAAGGCGGCTATGATGCCTGGAAAAATAAAGGCTATGAAACAAAAATACTCCCTCATAAAAATAAAAAGGGAAACTTTATTGTAAGTGATGTGAATAATAATTGGATAGTAAATTCTGATACTATAGCTGAAAATCTAAATAATAAAGATTTCGTTATTTTAGACACAAGATCTGAAGCTGAATTTATGGGTGAAGAAACAAATTCTGCTGCTCCTCGCAAAGGTCGAATTCCAAATGCTATTCATATTAATTGGACAGAAGTCTTAAATGATGATTATAGTTTCAAGTCTGCTGCAAAAATTGCTGAGATTTATGAGGCAAACGGTATAACTAGAGAAAAAGAAGTCGTTGCACTCATCTCTCACACGGGAGTCAGAGCAGCTCATACATTTTTTGCACTAAAACTACTCGGTTATGAAAACCTTAAATTATACGATGAAGCTTGGGTTGGCTGGAGCAATCGAAGTGATCTTCCCCTTGAAAAAAATTAA
- a CDS encoding sulfurtransferase TusA family protein has product MIINIDCIGDPCPIPLIKAEKKLLKLGVSDQICLETDHNCALNIVPEWARNKGFKVEIEETPYLEWKIYIKREQKKEVNEEVVLK; this is encoded by the coding sequence ATGATTATTAATATAGATTGTATAGGCGACCCTTGTCCAATTCCATTAATTAAAGCTGAAAAAAAATTATTAAAACTTGGAGTTAGCGATCAAATTTGTTTAGAGACTGATCATAATTGTGCTTTAAATATTGTTCCCGAGTGGGCTAGAAATAAAGGGTTTAAAGTAGAAATTGAAGAGACTCCATATTTAGAGTGGAAGATATATATTAAAAGAGAACAAAAAAAAGAAGTCAATGAAGAAGTTGTGCTTAAATAG
- a CDS encoding MFS transporter has protein sequence MDKQKRTVYAWAMYDWANSAFATVILATVLPIFYKDVAGIDLPGNLATSYWGYTQTIAMVIIAFVSPILGAAADYSDSKKIFLKFFVFLGVSGTALLFFVNEGNYLLASFFFIIANIGFSGGNVFYDGFLTEISDSKSIDYISSLGYAAGYLGGGLLLAINLLLISKPSLFNISSVTSAIQISFVTVAVWWLIFSLPAFKFLPEPKKRLEKIPLNKYAKMAFGRLKSTFIHIRKYRELWKFLLAFWLYNDGIGTIIRMATIYGREVGIGQTDLIGALLLTQFVGIPFALIFAKIAGKITAKKGIYLALIIYTGITFYGYFLDSALDFWILAGIVGMVQGGAQALSRSLYGVMVPESKSAEFFGFFGVSSKFAAIIGPTVFAYTGQLTGSSRYGILAVAAFFILGMFFLSRVDVEKGKLEAKNQ, from the coding sequence ATGGATAAGCAGAAAAGAACAGTTTACGCTTGGGCTATGTATGACTGGGCCAATTCCGCTTTTGCCACAGTAATTTTGGCCACAGTACTACCTATTTTTTATAAAGATGTAGCAGGAATTGATCTTCCTGGAAATTTAGCTACTTCATATTGGGGCTATACTCAAACAATTGCTATGGTTATTATCGCTTTTGTTTCTCCAATTCTGGGAGCAGCTGCCGATTATTCAGACTCTAAAAAAATTTTTTTGAAATTCTTTGTTTTTCTGGGTGTTTCAGGTACAGCCCTTTTGTTTTTTGTTAATGAAGGTAACTATTTGCTGGCCTCATTCTTTTTCATTATTGCTAACATTGGATTTTCTGGAGGTAATGTGTTCTATGATGGTTTTTTAACTGAGATTAGTGATTCTAAATCCATAGATTATATCTCAAGTCTTGGTTATGCAGCCGGTTATTTAGGTGGTGGTTTACTTTTAGCAATTAACCTTTTGCTGATTTCTAAACCGAGCCTTTTTAATATCAGTTCAGTTACTTCAGCAATTCAGATTTCTTTTGTTACAGTTGCAGTCTGGTGGTTAATATTCTCTCTGCCAGCTTTTAAATTTCTACCAGAACCCAAAAAAAGACTTGAAAAAATACCTTTGAATAAATATGCTAAAATGGCCTTTGGCAGGCTTAAATCAACCTTTATTCACATCCGCAAATATAGAGAATTATGGAAATTTTTGCTCGCCTTTTGGCTTTATAATGATGGTATTGGAACAATTATTAGAATGGCAACAATTTATGGTCGGGAAGTAGGGATTGGACAGACTGATTTAATAGGTGCCCTACTTTTAACTCAATTTGTTGGCATTCCCTTTGCTTTGATTTTTGCTAAAATTGCTGGTAAAATTACTGCTAAAAAAGGAATTTATCTGGCTTTAATTATCTATACAGGAATTACTTTTTACGGTTATTTCTTAGATTCAGCTCTTGATTTTTGGATTTTAGCCGGCATTGTAGGAATGGTTCAGGGAGGTGCGCAAGCCTTAAGCCGCTCTTTATATGGTGTTATGGTGCCTGAATCCAAATCAGCAGAGTTCTTTGGATTTTTTGGTGTTTCTAGTAAATTTGCAGCAATTATCGGACCTACTGTTTTTGCATATACCGGTCAATTAACCGGCTCCAGCCGTTATGGTATTCTTGCTGTTGCTGCTTTCTTTATCTTAGGCATGTTCTTTTTGAGTCGGGTAGATGTAGAAAAGGGTAAATTAGAGGCAAAAAATCAATAG
- a CDS encoding amino acid ABC transporter permease, whose product MDKLELIQEALPYLLEGTWITVQLSFWSLLIGIVVGLPIAFAQVYGNKILKGFVAVYERLARSIPLLVMLLLLNYGLPMLGLRIPVFRAAVLGIGLRSAAYQSQIYRGAIQSVGGSQMKAALSLGMSKMKAFFHIIAPQAIRIAIPPVANESAIVLKDTSLAFTIGVVELLRQGEYFIATSNEPMVIYLTIAAIYFILTTIVNGGLSLFEKKYQIPGIGIEGGHSDAY is encoded by the coding sequence ATGGATAAATTAGAATTAATTCAAGAAGCACTACCTTATCTATTAGAAGGAACATGGATTACGGTTCAGCTTAGTTTCTGGAGTCTTTTAATTGGTATAGTAGTAGGTCTTCCGATAGCTTTTGCTCAGGTATATGGGAATAAAATATTAAAAGGATTTGTTGCAGTCTATGAACGATTGGCGAGAAGTATTCCATTATTAGTGATGCTTTTGCTTTTAAATTATGGGCTGCCAATGTTGGGTTTAAGAATACCTGTTTTTAGAGCTGCGGTGCTTGGGATTGGACTTAGGTCAGCAGCTTATCAATCTCAAATTTATAGAGGCGCTATTCAGTCAGTTGGAGGTTCACAGATGAAAGCTGCGCTTTCACTTGGAATGAGTAAAATGAAAGCTTTTTTTCATATTATAGCACCACAGGCAATTAGAATTGCAATTCCTCCAGTTGCTAATGAATCAGCAATAGTACTAAAAGATACTTCTCTTGCTTTTACAATAGGTGTTGTAGAGCTTTTAAGACAGGGAGAATATTTTATTGCAACTTCGAATGAGCCAATGGTTATTTATTTAACTATTGCAGCAATTTATTTTATTTTAACAACTATAGTTAATGGAGGTCTATCCCTTTTTGAGAAAAAATATCAGATTCCAGGGATAGGTATTGAAGGAGGACATTCAGATGCCTACTAA
- a CDS encoding amino acid ABC transporter ATP-binding protein, translating into MPTKHLLKIEDLHHSFGEEEVLKGISFSLDKGETKVIVGPSGTGKSTILNNIIRLVPPKKGKIYLEETEITAAKKINKIRQQIGFVFQDFGLFNHLTAKGNIMIGLTKVKKMNKKEAEELALFELDRVGLKQYADSYPSQLSGGQKQRVGIARALAMQPKLILFDEPTSSLDPELTGEVLKVMRNLAEEGMTMLVVTHEMGFARSVADELIFMEAGNIVEQGDPEKLFTEPEHQRTREFLFQLTDLYGEGEN; encoded by the coding sequence ATGCCTACTAAGCATTTATTAAAAATAGAAGATTTACATCACAGTTTTGGAGAAGAAGAGGTACTCAAAGGAATCTCTTTTTCGCTTGACAAAGGAGAAACTAAAGTAATTGTTGGTCCGAGTGGGACAGGCAAAAGTACAATTTTAAATAATATTATTCGTCTTGTACCACCCAAAAAGGGTAAAATTTATTTGGAGGAGACTGAGATTACAGCTGCTAAAAAAATAAATAAAATCAGACAGCAAATTGGATTTGTTTTTCAGGATTTTGGTTTATTTAATCACCTGACAGCAAAAGGGAACATAATGATTGGTTTGACTAAAGTTAAAAAAATGAATAAAAAAGAGGCGGAAGAACTTGCTCTTTTCGAACTTGACCGGGTAGGATTAAAACAGTATGCTGATTCTTATCCTTCTCAATTATCTGGAGGACAAAAACAGCGAGTCGGAATTGCTAGGGCATTAGCTATGCAGCCTAAACTTATTTTATTTGATGAACCTACTTCTTCCCTGGACCCTGAGCTAACTGGTGAGGTACTTAAAGTTATGCGCAATTTGGCTGAAGAGGGAATGACAATGCTGGTTGTGACACATGAGATGGGTTTTGCGCGCAGTGTTGCTGATGAATTAATTTTTATGGAAGCTGGCAATATTGTAGAACAGGGTGATCCAGAAAAATTATTTACAGAGCCAGAGCATCAACGAACCAGAGAATTTCTTTTTCAATTGACTGATTTATATGGTGAGGGTGAGAACTAA
- a CDS encoding amino acid ABC transporter permease has product MLDIFMEYYPLFLRGLGVTVFVTIISCFSGTILGTLLALGKIYGNKYISALTRIFISIIRGTPLLVQLFIIYYGLPSYGVRLTPITAAIISFIINSGAYQAEYLRGSIQSISGSQLKAAQSIGMTKWQGIRHIVLPQALRRVIPSWTNEFIYMIKYSSLAYVIGAKELMTEGKLIASRNYQFFNVYFVVALIYLIVIIIFVYLFNRLEKKVTIP; this is encoded by the coding sequence ATGCTAGATATTTTTATGGAGTATTACCCCTTATTTTTAAGAGGGCTAGGAGTTACAGTTTTTGTAACAATAATTTCCTGTTTTTCAGGAACAATTTTAGGTACTTTACTGGCTTTAGGAAAAATTTATGGAAATAAATATATATCAGCTTTGACTAGGATTTTTATTTCTATTATTAGAGGAACTCCACTTTTAGTTCAGCTTTTTATAATATATTATGGTCTGCCTTCTTATGGTGTTAGATTAACTCCAATCACAGCAGCAATTATTAGTTTTATAATTAACAGTGGGGCTTATCAGGCAGAGTATCTGCGCGGATCTATCCAATCAATCAGCGGCAGTCAGTTAAAGGCTGCACAATCAATTGGAATGACAAAATGGCAGGGAATTAGACATATAGTTTTACCTCAGGCATTGAGGCGTGTTATTCCTTCCTGGACTAATGAATTTATTTATATGATTAAATATTCTTCACTTGCTTATGTTATTGGGGCTAAAGAATTAATGACAGAAGGTAAATTAATAGCCAGCCGCAACTACCAGTTTTTTAATGTCTATTTTGTAGTAGCTTTGATTTACTTAATTGTAATTATAATTTTTGTTTATTTATTTAATCGTTTGGAGAAAAAAGTTACAATTCCTTAA
- a CDS encoding PucR family transcriptional regulator, producing MLNKDELQDLFFIQHDLTDKLLSDAGLRTFASILTKNLGADVYIYDRFRDDLIYADRKIKRDSQFNNYIKERKLKRKDTAFKCCMVEIFEYHYQWQGEIYTELQLDLGRDEIVAVLAISNYEEMSEYEFRILIIVAQSLALKIHQNKLVSEMAQKCSSELIEDIINNRIEDKSEIIQRGQLANWNLNLNYQLYLISVKAEKNISDQDAYYFYEIKERIMKKLHGVLQNKISREYILFSYDKNIVLLINYDKETEINKDDIKIIKDELTEKIDKFYFNIGSGIYIKEVTEIAESYQQASYVLDFLEATERKNVIYYYKQLGIMRLLWKINQEELKEFTTEYLTKLIKYDKGNSTEWLDTLGVYLEEGGSIQQAAKRLFIHPNTMSYRVKRIKEILEIDLQDQEVQLNLLAAYKICKYILEDDLDI from the coding sequence ATGCTGAATAAAGACGAGCTTCAGGATTTATTTTTTATTCAACATGATTTAACAGATAAGCTTTTAAGTGATGCTGGTCTTAGAACTTTTGCTTCTATTTTAACTAAAAATCTAGGGGCAGATGTATATATATATGATCGATTTCGGGACGATTTAATATATGCTGACAGGAAAATAAAAAGAGATAGTCAATTTAATAACTATATAAAAGAGAGAAAGTTAAAGCGTAAGGATACTGCCTTTAAATGTTGTATGGTAGAAATTTTTGAATATCATTATCAATGGCAGGGAGAAATATATACGGAACTTCAGCTGGATTTGGGAAGAGATGAAATTGTTGCTGTTTTAGCGATTAGTAACTATGAGGAAATGAGCGAATATGAATTTAGAATTTTGATTATTGTTGCTCAATCTCTTGCCTTAAAAATTCATCAAAATAAACTTGTATCTGAGATGGCTCAAAAATGCAGCAGTGAATTAATTGAAGATATTATTAACAATAGAATTGAAGACAAGTCTGAAATTATTCAGCGAGGACAACTTGCTAATTGGAATTTGAACTTAAACTACCAGCTTTACTTAATTTCGGTTAAAGCTGAAAAAAATATTTCTGATCAAGATGCATATTATTTTTATGAAATTAAAGAAAGGATAATGAAAAAACTTCACGGTGTTTTACAAAACAAAATTTCTCGGGAATATATTTTATTTTCCTATGATAAAAATATAGTGCTGCTGATTAATTATGATAAAGAGACTGAAATTAATAAAGATGATATTAAGATAATTAAAGATGAACTTACAGAAAAAATTGATAAATTCTATTTTAATATTGGTTCAGGTATATATATTAAAGAGGTTACTGAAATTGCTGAAAGCTATCAGCAGGCTTCTTATGTACTTGATTTTCTTGAGGCAACGGAAAGAAAAAATGTAATTTATTATTATAAACAATTAGGGATAATGAGGCTGCTTTGGAAAATAAACCAAGAAGAGTTAAAAGAATTTACCACAGAATATTTAACAAAGCTAATAAAATATGACAAAGGCAACAGTACAGAATGGCTTGATACACTTGGAGTCTATCTAGAAGAGGGTGGAAGCATACAGCAGGCTGCTAAAAGATTGTTTATTCATCCAAATACAATGAGCTACCGTGTCAAAAGAATTAAAGAAATTTTAGAAATTGACCTTCAGGATCAAGAAGTACAACTCAACTTACTGGCTGCATATAAAATTTGTAAATATATTTTAGAAGATGATCTTGATATTTAA